In Natranaerobius thermophilus JW/NM-WN-LF, the genomic stretch GGAATTACGGCAGCTAAAAATCTGAGAAATTTAAAACCTGAGGCCAAAATTACTATTCTTGGAGATGAGCCACATTACTGTTATAATCGACCTAGATTAATAGAACTTTTGGGAAAAGAGGTTGACATCGAAAATATTTTCTTTTATCCTCCTGATTGGTATTGTCAACAGGGAATTGATATTTATCTCAATGTAACAGTGAAAGAAATTCATAGTAAAAAACAGCTAGTTATTACCGATTGTGGTCAGGAAATTTCTTATGATAAATTATTGCTTGCCAATGGAAGTACCCCGAATCTTCCACCTGTCCCAGGGGCAGAAAATCGTGGTGTGTTCACTATTAGAACCATTGATGAGGTTAGGCAAATACAAAGAAGAGCTCTTACAAGTAGTCAAAGTATCGTTATTGGTGGGGGCTTATTGGGATTAGAAACGGCTTTTAGTTTAACTAAATTAAAGCAAGAAGTTACTGTGATTGATAGGAATTCGTGGCTTCTTAAAAGGCAAATTGATCAAAAAGGTAGTGAACTTCTGCAAGAAATTTTAAAGTCATACGGGATTTCAGTAGTTTTAGAAGGGAATACTGAAAGTATTGAACCGCCAAAAAATTCTGTAGGAGATTCCAAAGATTTAAATGTTAATTTGAAAGATGGTAGAAAAATACCAGGACAGATAGTTATTTTTTCCGCAGGGGTACGCCCTAATATATCTCTAGCTGAAAAGGCTGGAATTTCAGTCAATAAAGGAATTGTAGTAGACGAACATTTAAAGACAAGTGATCCAAATATTTACGCATCAGGAGATGTAGCAGAATTCCAAGATAAAAGTTATGGAATTATTCCAGCTGCCTTAGAACAAGGCAAATTAGCAGCAGTAAACATGGCCAGTGAAGAGGGACAAAATTACGAAGGGACTATTCCTTCGACTTCCTTAAAAATTGCAGGAATAGATCTGATCTCTCTCGGGGAAATTTATCCTCAAGAAGACGATCAGGTGGTGACCAAGATAGACTCCAGTAATAAAATTTTTAAAAAAGCTATCTTTAGAGAAAATTGTCTAAAGGGAGCCATTTTATTAGGAGATAAAACAGAACTTCCGCTAATTCACAAAAATTTGAGAGCACAACAACCATTTCGAGATCCAGAGTTAATTTTTGAAAACTATTAAAAACTATTATGCAAGTATGTTTTTTAACTAACTATATTTAGGGGTGCTAGTAGGGGTGTGCCAAAAATGATACTGGTAACACCCCTTTAATTGTTATTTGTC encodes the following:
- a CDS encoding NAD(P)/FAD-dependent oxidoreductase, yielding MHYVIVGSGVSGITAAKNLRNLKPEAKITILGDEPHYCYNRPRLIELLGKEVDIENIFFYPPDWYCQQGIDIYLNVTVKEIHSKKQLVITDCGQEISYDKLLLANGSTPNLPPVPGAENRGVFTIRTIDEVRQIQRRALTSSQSIVIGGGLLGLETAFSLTKLKQEVTVIDRNSWLLKRQIDQKGSELLQEILKSYGISVVLEGNTESIEPPKNSVGDSKDLNVNLKDGRKIPGQIVIFSAGVRPNISLAEKAGISVNKGIVVDEHLKTSDPNIYASGDVAEFQDKSYGIIPAALEQGKLAAVNMASEEGQNYEGTIPSTSLKIAGIDLISLGEIYPQEDDQVVTKIDSSNKIFKKAIFRENCLKGAILLGDKTELPLIHKNLRAQQPFRDPELIFENY